The Malus domestica chromosome 06, GDT2T_hap1 genome has a segment encoding these proteins:
- the LOC114825664 gene encoding homeobox protein BEL1 homolog produces MAGELLSSKANKSRNNMASSSVGGFCYSDDVSSSNPTTTHFTTNQIQDFGSNPAEIFNLTTGMEMIGFPKQQSDTSSPAASSIWNKAGFFGKQQQQPDFTTGISETSTNHHHQNNLMVGGSSHHHHHHQQSNGWLENNNNNRFMVDDSSLRCVFPCEGNERPSQGLSLSLSSNNPSSIGLQSFELRQTNHHQPHQQNHQDDGEDDHMRFMQDGFLGKAASHASASGASSLHHEGLFQLRNSKYLGPAQQLLNEFCSLGTKLTTADTQKQKPHKNKQWGEQEDNGSTSSSRNKQQSNIYSLEFVELQKRKNRLLSMLEEVERRYKNYCDQMKAVVSSFEAVAGAGAATVYSALAAKAMSRHFRSLKDGIVSQIQVTRKAMGEKDPVSPGATRGETPRLRILDQTLRQQRAFQQMNMMESHPWRPQRGLPERSVSVLRAWLFEHFLHPYPSDVDKHILARQTGLSRSQVSNWFINARVRLWKPMVEEMYMEETKERENNNSITSSDGIATDPSPHQSRPEDEKPTHDQLVRIDSECLSSIITNPEKNQYSRSSKSTILSHHMHPQQSFGRVNESFGTMELDFSSYNHHQQHSGGTVSYANDQHHNPNQGFNGGGGVSLTLGLQQHDGNGVSLAFSPASQSSLFYPRDHAEECQPVQYSLLDGEGQNNLPYRNLMGAQLLHDLAG; encoded by the exons ATGGCAGGAGAACTGCTGAGTAGTAAAGCTAACAAGTCAAGGAACAACATGGCTTCTTCCTCGGTTGGTGGGTTCTGCTACTCTGATGATGTCTCATCCAGCAATCCTACAACCACCCACTTCACCACCAATCAGATCCAAGACTTCGGGTCAAACCCTGCTGAGATCTTCAACCTCACCACTGGCATGGAGATGATAGGTTTTCCCAAGCAGCAAAGTGACACTTCTAGCCCTGCAGCTTCATCCATCTGGAATAAAGCTGGCTTCTTTGGCAAACAACAACAGCAACCTGATTTCACAACTGGGATTTCAGAAACCAGCACTAATCATCATCATCAGAACAATCTAATGGTTGGAGGATCTTCacatcatcatcaccaccatCAACAATCCAATGGTTGGCTagagaataataataataacaggTTTATGGTGGATGATTCTTCTCTGAGGTGTGTGTTTCCATGCGAAGGAAATGAGAGGCCAAGTCAAGGCCTTTCACTCTCTCTCAGCTCAAATAATCCTTCCTCTATTGGGTTGCAGTCCTTTGAGCTCAGACAGACCAACCATCATCAGCCACATCAACAAAACCATCAGGATGATGGTGAGGATGATCACATGAGGTTTATGCAAGATGGGTTCTTGGGAAAAGCTGCTTCTCATGCTTCTGCTTCTGGGGCAAGCAGTCTTCATCATGAAGGGCTTTTCCAGTTGAGGAACTCGAAGTACCTGGGCCCTGCCCAGCAGCTTCTCAATGAGTTCTGCAGCCTTGGAACAAAGCTAACAACTGCTGatacacaaaagcaaaagccCCACAAAAACAAACAGTGGGGAGAACAAGAGGACAATGGCAGTACTAGCTCTTCAAGAAACAAACAACAATCCAACATCTACTCCCTTGAATTTGTGGAGTTGCAGAAGCGAAAAAACAGACTGCTATCAATGCTTGAAGAA GTGGAGAGGAGGTATAAGAACTACTGCGATCAAATGAAGGCGGTGGTGTCATCGTTCGAAGCAGTGGCAGGAGCCGGGGCTGCCACTGTGTACTCCGCCTTGGCGGCAAAGGCCATGTCAAGACATTTCAGGAGCTTGAAAGATGGGATTGTGAGTCAGATTCAGGTCACAAGAAAGGCCATGGGAGAGAAGGACCCGGTGTCTCCCGGAGCAACGAGAGGGGAGACTCCGAGGCTTCGGATTCTCGATCAAACACTTCGACAGCAGAGAGCGTTTCAGCAGATGAACATGATGGAAAGCCATCCCTGGAGACCCCAACGTGGCCTCCCTGAGAGATCAGTATCCGTTCTCCGAGCTTGGCTctttgaacactttcttcatcc GTACCCGAGCGATGTCGATAAGCATATCTTAGCCCGCCAAACGGGTCTCTCAAGAAGCCAG GTCTCCAATTGGTTCATTAACGCTAGAGTTAGGCTTTGGAAGCCAATGGTTGAAGAAATGTACATGGAAGAAACAAAGGAGCGTGAAAACAACAACAGCATTACCTCCTCAGATGGTATCGCGACCGACCCCAGCCCGCATCAGTCCCGGCCCGAAGATGAAAAACCGACACATGATCAACTTGTTCGAATAGACTCCGAGTGCCTCTCCTCCATCATCACCAACCCGGAGAAGAATCAATACTCTAGAAGCAGCAAAAGTACCATCTTAAGTCACCACATGCACCCGCAACAAAGTTTTGGGAGGGTAAATGAGTCATTCGGGACCATGGAGTTGGACTTTTCGTCTTATAATCATCACCAGCAACACTCTGGAGGGACGGTTTCTTATGCTAATGATCAGCATCACAACCCAAATCAGGGTTTCAATGGTGGTGGCGGTGTGTCGTTGACATTAGGGTTGCAGCAGCACGATGGAAATGGGGTGAGCTTAGCATTCTCTCCTGCCTCACAGAGCTCTCTATTTTACCCTAGAGATCATGCTGAAGAATGTCAACCGGTTCAGTACTCGCTATTAGATGGGGAAGGTCAGAATAATTTGCCTTACAGAAATTTGATGGGGGCACAGTTGCTACATGACTTGGCAGGGTAG